The Bacteroidota bacterium genomic interval CATTAACTGTAATAAAAAACTAAAGCCACGAATAGTGGGTTGACGTTTTAAACTATCAGTCAAAAATTCAAAGGCTTGTTCAGTGTGTCCTTGCTCAAGCAAGGCTTGGCAATGCTGTATTTTTATCATCACCCCACCCCAACCCGCAAGGTTGTGTAGTCTCCGGATTCAAGAAGCCTACCCCTGAAGAACTGGCGCATGATTTTCTGTGGCGTGTACACAAACGCACGCCCGGAAAAGGCATGATAGGCATTTTCAATCGATCCCACTACGAAGATGTGCTGATTGTACGTGTACACGGTTGGGCTTCACCTCAAACGATCAAGGCCCGCTACGACCACATCAACGCATTTGAAAAACTGTTATCGGATAATGGTACCCGCATCATCAAAGTGATGCTAAAGATTTCCAAGGATTACCAGTTGGGCCGGCTCAAGCGTCGGCTTGTACGGCCCGACAAACGGTGGAAGTTCAACCCAGGAGACCTTGACGAGCGTAAGTTGTGGGACAAATACATGGATGCGTATGAAGTTGCCCTGCGCAAATGTTCAACAGATGTGGCTCCCTGGTATGTAGTGCCGGCTGAAAATCGCACCTTCCGAAACGCCGTGATCACGCAGATGCTGGTTGATACGCTGGACGATATGAACCCGCAGTATCCCGAGCCAGATTTTAACCTGGCTGATTACCCGCCAGAGTCGCTTGTTTAAAAGTTTTATGCTTTGCTGGAAAATGCAAGGCCGGAGTAGTATTCTGAGATGCCCGGTGGAGAAGATCATCGGGCATCAGTAATCTTTAACTTGTTTATCAGGAAGTAGCAGATGTCTTCAAACGATCAACTCACCGCAGCCTATTCCGGCAGATCTGAGAAATATGATGCCCCCCAGGCCTACAAAGACAAAGCCTATTTTGGCTCGATGGAGGCTTATCAGGAGTTATACCAGCAGTCTATTGATGATCCCGAGGCATTCTGGGCCGAGCAGGCAAAGCGAATTGATTGGTTTGAACCATTCAACAAAGTAAAGGACGTATCCTATGCCAGTGATGATGTGCACATTCGCTGGTATGAAGGGGGCAAGCTCAATGCTTCGTACAACGCGCTTGACCGACATCTGGCTACCCGAGGAGATCAGGTTGCATTGATTTTTGAGCCTGATGATCCCGATGATGAAGTGCTCCACATTACGTATGCTGAGATGCATGCACATGTTTGCCGCTTTGCCAATGTGCTGAAGAAGCACGGCGTCAAGAAAGGGGACAGGGTTACCATCTACCTGCCGATGATCCCGGAAGCTGCTTATGCCATGCAGGCGTGCGCCCGGATTGGTGCGGTACACTCCGTAGTGTTTGCCGGCTTTTCGCCTGACTCACTTGCTGATCGTATCCTCGATTGCGACTCCACTGTGCTGATCACGGCCGACCAGGGCGTACGCGGTAAAAAGCTGGTGCCGCTCAAAGTAAATGCAGACGCCGCGCTAGAACGCTGTCCTGATGTCTCCCATGTGTTTGTTGTGCAACGTACGGGCAACGACATCAATTGGGTAGCTGGGCGCGACTACTGGTACCACGACGAAATCACAACTGTCGACGCCAATTGCGAACCCGAAGTGATGGATGCGGAAGACCCGTTGTTCATCCTGTATACGTCTGGTTCAACCGGCAAACCCAAAGGGGTTATGCATACCACGGGCGGGTACTGCGTTTATACGTCGCTTACCCATCAGTATGTGTTTGACTACCATGATGGCGATATATTCTGGTGCACAGCCGATGTCGGCTGGATTACCGGCCATTCCTACATTGTGTATGGCCCCTTATTTAATGGCGCAACCCAGGTGTTTTTTGAAGGTGTGCCAACGTACCCGGACGCCGGCCGTTTCTGGGACGCCGTAGATCGACACAAAGTAAATATTTTCTATACCGCCCCGACAGCCATTCGTGCCTTGATGAGTAAAGGGGATGAATTTGTAACCCGCTCAGACCGCTCCTCGCTGCGGCTACTGGGTACGGTAGGTGAGCCGATTAATCCCGAAGCCTGGCGCTGGTATTACGAAGTTGTCGGCAAAGGCGGCTGCCCGATTATTGATACGTGGTGGCAAACAGAAACCGGCGGCATCATGATTACGCCATTGCCTGGTGCTGTGCCGCAAAAGCCGGGTTCTGCCTGTCTGCCGTTTTTCGGTATTGCCCCTGAGATTCTCGACCAGGAGGGTAACATCCTTGAAGGAGCCACGCAGGGTGTACTTGCCATTCGCGACTCCTGGCCGGGGCAAATGCGGACGGTTTACAAAAACCATAAACGCTTTGTTGAAACCTACTTCTCGACCTTTGAAGGTAAGTACTTCACGGGCGACGGTTGCCGGCGCGATGAAGACGGCTACTACTGGATTACGGGCCGCGTAGACGATGTACTCAACGTATCGGGTCACCGCCTCGGCACCGCAGAAGTGGAGAGCGCGCTTGTGTCATACGATGACGTAGCTGAAGCAGCCGTTGTCGGCTTCCCGCACGACATCAAAGGGCAGGGCATCTACTGCTATGTGACCTTGAATGCCGGCACCAAAGCCACAGACGACCTCCGTGCTACCCTGATTGCACACGTACGTACGCAAATTGGTCCGATCGCCAAACCCGACTTTATCCAGTTTACCAATGCGCTGCCGAAAACGCGGTCTGGTAAAATTATGCGGCGTATCCTGAGAAAAATTGCGGCTAACGACCACGAAAACCTGGGAGACACCAGTACGCTTGCAGACCCCACCGTTGTGGAATCACTGGTTGATTCCCGTTTGAACCGATAGGTACCCCTGATGGACAAAAAACAATACTGGCAGAAGCAAATCCGGCGGACCGTTGGCCTGCTGATCATCTGGGCTGTAGTTGCCTTCGGATTTAGCATCCTTGGCGTTAACTATTTCAACCAGTTTGATTTCAACGGCATACCGTTCGGCTTTTGGATGGCGCAGCAAGGATCTATCATCATCTTTGTTTTGCTCATTCTGGCTTATACGCTGCTGAGTGAACGCGCTGATAAAGAAGCCGGTCTCTAGCTGCACCCACCCAAATACACCCCATCATCGTACACACACCTGAGTAGGTTTTATGGACATCCAAAGTTGGACATGGGTTACCGTTGGGGTGACCTTTTCTCTGTACCTGTATATCGGTTATCGAAGCCGCGTTGCTTCCACGAAGGGGTTTTATGTCGCCGGCCAGGGGGTTTCTGCTATTGCTAATGGTGCAGCCACGGCAGCTGACTGGATGAGTGCAGCGTCTTTCATCTCCATGGCGGGCCTCATTTCATTTATGGGATACGACGGCTCTGTGTACCTTTTGGGATGGACCGGGGGATACGTGTTGTTGGCCCTGTTGTTGGCGCCTTACCTCCGTAAATTTGGGCAATACACCGTCCCAGACTTTGTGGCTACCCGATTTTACTCGAAGGGTGCGCGTATTGTGGCGGCAGTTGCTGCGATGTTTGTGTCCTTTACCTATGTAGCCGGCCAAATGACTGGTGTGGGTGTTGCGTTTAGTCGGTTTTTGGAAGTGCCGCTGGCGATAGGCGTAATCATCGGGATGTGTATCGTAGCCTTTTTTGCTGTACTCGGTGGCATGAAAGGGATCACCTATACCCAGGTTGCGCAGTATTGTGTGCTGATTTTTGCGTATACGGTTCCTGCCATTGCCATTGCACTGCTGTTGACCAATAACCCGATCCCGCAGGTTGCCATTGGAGAAATTCTCCCTAAACTGAATGCGATTCAGACAGATCTTGGGTTATCGGCGTACAGTAGTCCGTTTGCTAATTTATCGATGCTCAATGTGGTGTGTATTGCGCTGTGTCTGATGGCGGGCACAGCGGGTTTGCCGCATGTGATTGTGCGGTTCTATACCGTGAAAAGCGTAAAAGCTGCCCGCTGGTCGGCTTTTTGGGCTTTATTGTTTATCGCCATCCTGTACACTACGGCGCCGGCTGTAGCCATGTTTGCGAAATACTATATCCTTGAACAGTATACCGCCCTTGGGCCGGACTTCCAGGATGTAGAGTGGGTCAAAAGCTGGGCGGCCACTGGCCTGATTACGTTCCCTGAGGGCGGGCCCACCAGTGCGCAAGAATTACTCGGGGGGATAAATCGAGATATCATTGTGCTTGCCACGCCGGAGATTGCCTCATTGCCGGCCTTTGTGGTTGCCCTCGTAGCTGCCGGCGGGTTAGCTGCAGCGCTTTCAACTGCTTCAGGGTTGTTGCTCGTGATTTCATCTTCGCTGGCACACGATATTTATGGCTCCATCATCAAACCAGATGCATCCGACAAACAAAAACTGCTGGTTGGTCGGTTGATGATTTTCCTGGCCGTTATTCTCGCCGGCATTCTTGGTATTTATCCACTTGGCTTTGTAGCAGAGGTAGTTGCATTTGCATTTGGACTCGCTGCAGCCTCGTTCTTCCCAATCATTGTCCTGGGTATCTTTTGGAAACGAGCCAACAAGCAGGGCGCCATTTGGGGCATGAGCCTGGGACTTGCGTTTACGTTTATTATGATTGTCCTGATGCGCGCGCAGAATGTAATTCCGGGCATGGAAGAGCCAATCATTGACTCTTTCCTCGGTATCAATGCACAGGGGATCGGGGTTGTGGGTATGCTGCTGAATTTTGCGGCGACCATCATCATATCCCTGATGACCAACGAACCACCGCAAGAGGTGCAGGATATGGTCGAAGAAATCCGTTACCCGAACGAAGCACCAGAAGCCGTCGATCACTAAGCATGTAAAACGGCAGGTATACGCTCAGGTTGGCTATATGAGCTTCATGGCTGCCTGTAATGCTGCCTGAGCAGGTGATACGGCTGGTTTGACAAAGAACATATCCGGATACCGGGTCTGGACGTGCGCTGTCAGGCATTTGCTGAACCAGGCATTTTTGACGAGGCCGCCTACAAAAGCCAAGCGCTGATCGATATCGGGATGCCTGTTGTACAACCATTCGAGGCGTTCAGTGAGCGAGGCGAGTTGCTCGTGGACGAGTTGGCCGGCAACCTCGTCGCCACGTTCTGCTGTGGCAAAGACCAGTGGGGCAATGTGTTGCAGGCTGGTTTGTGGGGCATATACAAAATCAATCAGTGCATCTGGTGAGGAAATGTCTTTGGCAGCCGCAAGGTCTTCAACCAATTGCGTGGCTGGCCCCCCATCCATTGCGTTAGCCACAGCAGCCAGTGCGGCTTGTCCTATGCGGTAGCCGCCGGCTTCATCTCCAATCAGTCGTCCCCAGCCGCCGGCACGCACAACTGACCCTTGGCGCGTCCGTGCCATTACGATAGAGCCCGTCCCAACAATGAAGAGGATGCCACTCTGCTCCTGATGTGCAGCAAGCAGCGCAAGGTCGGCATCTGTTACGATGGCAACGTGTGGATTGAAGGCTGCCAGGTGGCTGGTCAAGCCGTCTCTGAGGGTATGTTGATCTGCTGGGCGGCCTGCGCCGGATATGCCGGCATAGATTACAACGTCAGCATCCGGTGTTGGTGTGCCAAGGGCATCTATGACAATGTGGTGTAAAGCGGCAAGGGCTTGTGCCATCCCTTTTTGCTTCAGGTTGATGCCTGATCCTTCAACATAGCGGATTGTTGCGGGGAGGTCAGCGTCAGGCTGTGCTTTGGTTGGATGCACGGCCACAAGGGTTTTTGATCCACCGGCATCGATACCCACATACAAGGTGTGCCTACCCCTCATGATGCCGGCAGGATTTGCGTCTCATTATCAGTTTTCTCATTGGCATGTAATCTGAATTCCATGCTGGGCCGGTTCGAAATGAGATACCTTTCCAGGAATGACTTCGGGGTTACATTTTTGCGCCAGTACCATGCGTGTTTTTCTACTCGCGACGTTTCCCATGACTCCCATGCTGTTGAAACAGGACGGTTCTCTGCTGAAAGGAATGAGCCGGTACACAGGGTCGTTACATCTCCTTTACCCGGAAATATGAGCGGCGCGTAGTTGGTAACAGAAAGCGGTGTTTTGTCTGCGCTGTAAAGTGAGTCCGCAACCCATGCGGCGTAGAAGCGGCGCACCGGTTGTGCCTGTTCGAGGCGCCACTGACTCAGGTCTGGGCCAAACGCGGTATCCAGTGCATCAACAGTTTGCTGGAACGTGGTCCGCAATTGTGTTGTGTTGAGTGAATCGGCCAGGTTGAGGCGCGCCGGCGCCTGTGAGAATCCCAGTTGATCAAGCCATCCTTCAAAAATGGCAGCGCCAATACTGGAAGAAGCGTACGAGTAATCCCAGTTTCGGAGATATGTGATGGCATCCTGGTAGATGGGAGCCTGTAACTCGGGCGCATCCTTTATTTGCGCAAAAAAGCCTGGTGCATAGGCGGCAGCCCATGGATTGTGACATGCAGCCGGCCATATTTTAGGATTAAGCTGGGCCGGCAAGCTTGTGTAGAGAGAATCCATATGGGCAGCGATGTAGCCCATCCATTGCGTATTGCCCATCAGAATACCACCACTTGCCAGTGAATCTACACGCTGGGGACTGCCCAGGATGCGCATGTTGTTGTTTGCTTGCCACAAACCATCTCCGGTGAATAACTGGTATGCAGCCGGTGGCTTGTTTTGTAGCACCTGCCAGGATTCAAATACGTCAGTTTGTATACTGAATCCGGGCCAGTTGAGCGCATAGGTTGTCGAGTCGTTGGGTTTTGTGGGGGCAAGCGAAAGTAAGCCCGGGTAGTGGGTAAAGGTTGCAAGGAATTCGGTGCCGTCACGGTTGGTGATACGCTCGTGTGAGGTACTTGCCGGTAAACCTGGAGTTTGTGGCGTTATGGCAAGGGTGCTTCTTGGCAAGAAAGCCCATTTGGCAGGTGTGCTGTGCGATGCCAGGAGTAACAGTGAGCCAGGCAAGGTCACCAGCAGGCGATCTGGCTGGTTGTTGTATGCAAGGTTGATTTCCTGAAATATTGGGGTAGATGTAGCACCGTAAACCAGGCGTTGGTAGAAGAAACTGTTTCCTGATTCTTTTGGGCCGTCATCCCAGGATCCGGTAAAACTATACGCTAAATCATAAACCTGAAGAAACTCGTGAAGTGCCTGGTCCGCTGCAATAAGTTGGGCCCATGTTTCGGCTTGTGCGGTATCGAGCGCAGAGGTATCGATGTCCCAGTCTGTTGCCAGCCAGGCAAAAAGGCGTTCTACAACCAACCCATGCCATGGCGCCCAGGGGGCTGCATCTGCACCGAGGAAGGCAAAGTCGTCGTGCGCCATGAGCCGGCGTTTGCCAATTGCACGGTTTACGCCGTTTGCATAGGCACGCAGGCGTGCTTGATGCTCGGCGGGAAGGGCTTCATAGGTGCTTTCCGCCTGAGCGGCGAAACGAAGCTGCTTGTTAAATCGGTCGAGACTTAAGAGACTGGCGCCGAACCAGGCAGACAACTCTCCCATGGCTGTTTGCCGCCATAACATCATTTGCCACGGATTTTGGATTGCGTGAGCATATCCCATAGCTGCGGCAGTAGCATCCAGGTTGTCTGTTGTAATCTTGGAGAGGCCGCTTTGCCGCCAACTGATGGTAGCCGGCGAACGGATGCCCTGCACAGCCACCGATTGTGGGGGAGGAGCGCCAAAGCCAAAAGACAAGTACCAGAAGAGGCCGCCACAAGCGCCAACAGTGAGCAAAGTTAGTACGACAATCGTTGCCACATAAGACCATGAGATCGAAACGGATCTTTTACGACCACGCCGCGAGCCGGGTAATGAGAAAAAGAAATTTGGCGTACGATCCATAGTCGTTTCTTTGCTCCGAAATCCGATTGGTCCCGAGGCCGGTTCGGTAAAAAGCCTAGGCCGGCCGCTTGGCTTTTTGCGCGGCAAGCCACGTTTCAAAATCTGCCAGTGGCATGGCATTCAGGCACTGGTCCGTTGTCAGCCACCCTTTGCGGGCGACTTCTGTGCCCCAGTGCATGTCGTGTAATCCATCCATGGCATGCGCATCCGGATTGATTGAAATCAATATACCCATTTGCGTGGCTTTTCGTATATATCGCCAGTCGAGATCCAGGCGATAGGGACTGGCGTTCAATTCGATTGCAACATTGTTACGTGCACAGGCCTCAAGGATAACATCATAGTCGAGGCTGTATCCTTCACGAACCAGCAAAATGCGGCCTGTTGGATGCCCAAGAATTGATGTGTAAGGATTTTCCACCGCTTTCAAAACGCGTGCAGTGGCTTCGTCTTCGGGCATGTTGAGCCGCGTATGCACACTTGCCACGATAAAGTCAAAGCTGGCCAGTACGTCGTCTGTGTAGTCTAGCGCTCCGTCGTTCAGGATATCGCTTTCTATCCCACTGAAGATTTTAAAGGGACGCTCTTTTTCAGTTACGTACTGTGCATTGAGCCGGCCAATTTCTTCCTGTTGTTCCGCCACGCGTTCGGCTGCGAGTCCATGTGCTACAACAAGAGATTGGCTGTGGTCGCATATACCAAAATAGGAGAGACCCATATCATAAGCCCGATCAGCCATTTGCTGCAACGTATGGGCGCCATCACTGTAGGTTGAGTGATTGTGCAGCGTGCCATTTAGCTCATCCGCAATAATTAACGCCGGCAATGTCTTATTGGCAGCAGCTTCAAGTTCTCCTTCACCTTCGCGGAGTTCAGGCGGAATAAAAGCCAGGCCGGCTGCCTCGTAAATGGAGTTTTCTGTGGCACCGCTGGCAGGACTGCCATGCTGCGCCATGAATGCTTTTACGTGGTTGTCATTGCCCGTTTGCTCCCAGAGGGCTGTACCATATGCCTCTGTATCTACCAGCAATACCCGGCATGGAATACCATCAGCCACGGTCGCAGAAAGGGCATTGGCGGATGCATCGTGAGTTGCCGGGGCGTCTAGCCAGGGCGTTAGGGCTTCGCCAACAACCGTGGCGTCATCCGAGGCTACCACGAGGATGACTTCGCCAACAGTTTCCATTTTACGCCGGATTTCTCCTGCAAAAGCCGCATCGGACACCGCCGGTAAGGCTTTTAGCATATCGGGTACAGTCTCGATCAGGCGATACAAGTCTGCATACCTCCGCCGCGTAACATACTTTTTGAGCAGTTGAATATTGGCCAGCACGTTTGCCTGGGTTTTTTCTGCAAACCCATCCACGGTGGCCAGTTGGCCCGTGGTTGCCATTTCCTCAAGCTCTTTGATGGTTGTGACACCAAGTTTCTGCCAGAGGGTACGGACTTTTTTTGCGCCGAGGCCTTTGATCCGCAAGATTTCCATGAGGCCGGCCGGGATCGCGCCAATAAGGTCTTCGCGGGCTTGAAACGTCCCGGTTGCAATAATTTCATTAATCTGATCTGCCAGCCCGTCGCCAATACCGCGAATTGATTTCAGGTTGCCGGCTTCAGCGAGTTGCACAACGGTTTCTTCGGCGCGTTCTATGTTTCGCGCAGCGTTCGCCATAGCTCTTGATCGATAGGGATTACCGCCCGTCAAATCGATCATGGCAGCCGTGTTTTTTAGAATTTTCCCGATGTCCTTGTTCGTCATGCGCAGATCACAATGGTTGATGCCCGAGGAATGCAAGATACAATCGTATACCTACTATTTTGATCCGTGTAACGGTGACTTCTGAAGAGGGGAGTAGGCCGCTTGTTTCGGCTGTTAGCGGGCATCAAAGCAGGCTTCGACGAGGGTTTCATAAATGGCTGATGCGCGTTTTCTGCCATCCTCGTGCAGTCGCGCAAAATGCTCGAGCATAATGCCGGCATTAATCTCCAGTACCTGGTAGCCTGCAGCCGAGTTAATAATATCTACAGCGCCAACTTGCAGGTTGCCTGCATGCATGGCTGCCGCTGCGAGGGGTGCGAGGATTTTGATTGTCTCGGGTGGAATTAGCTTTGGTATTGAACCCCGGCCCAGGTTATGTTGCCAATGGTGTCTCGGGTCTTTTCTTCGGGTTGTTGGGCGGATTTTCTCGTAAGCAAGCAATACTTCGCCTCGTAGCATAACAAGCCGGTATTCCTGCTGGATGTCTATGTAAGGCGAAAGGGCCAGGGCACGTTGGGTGGTGAAAATGATGTCTGCCGCCTTGTCTAGTTCAGGCATGCTATCGACGCGGAAGACAAGGTTGCCGCCCGAGCCCTGATTGGCCTTGCATACAAGAGGATAGGTAACAGCAGAAGCCATGCGGTGCAACTGTTCGTTTCGCAAGTCTGCACAGGCATCGGGGGCTGCGGTGAGTACCGTTGGGGAAAGTACCAGATGATGGGGCACGTGCGGAATACCTTTTGTATCCAGGAGTGCGCTCATACCGGCCTTGTCATTGGCCACAGCGGTTGCACTCGCGCTATTCAGATCAAACGTATACCCATACACCAGTGTACGCGCTAAGGGTCTTGAGAGCTCAATAATCCATCCATCTGCGTGTAACGTGCAGTTGAGTGCTTTGGCGGCTGCTATAGCTTGCAGTGCCTGGACGATAAACCGCTCGCGAGTTGACGCAAAAGGAGCAGGCATGTCGTGTGTTTCCTGATTGACTGACGGGTGATGTCAGCAAGGTACAACGCTATGGTGGTGTTGTAAAGCTGTTGTAGCTGTAGTGTGTATAATTATGTTAAGTAAGTGTTAATACTAATTTAATTAGACGAAAGGCTTGTTTGTATTAAAATAATTAGGTATCATTCTAGTGTTTCATGATAAGAACAACACCTCCTGCTGGGTGAGACGGGCCGTGTCTGGTGGATGCACGGCTCGTCTTTTTTGTTTTAGGCTGTACTGATCCAGCAGGATCAAGATACAAATTTCTAATGTGAGCGGAAAAGGATATCTGGACCGCCGGCCATGTGTAGGCTGTGGCCTCTCACCTCAATTGAAGGGCTCGTTTCTTCTACTTCAAATGGTGCATAACGCTCGTTTATGCTGGTAACACGCAGCCGGCCGCCAGGCAGACGTTGTACTTGCTTTACCATTTCGCAGCCATCGAGCATAATTACATAGACCCCGTCATAAAAAACGTGATCCGTAGGGATGTAATGGTAGACTTCGCCGGGGCAGAATTCCGGTACCATGCTGTCGCCTAGTACGGTGATTGTATGGTCTACGCGGTGTGCCAGTGCGGATGTTGACTTTCTTCTCAATTCCATTTCGAGATCTATCGCGGATAAAAATGCAGTGATGAATGTAGGGAAATCTTTTGCCTGCGGGGGGGAGGTTAAGCGCATGCTTCATAGTGCTTTTGGGGTAATTGCACTACAGCCTTGCTATTCCTGGTTACCTGTTGCGGTGAACGATCATCCTGATGGGTTTGATAAGGACGTACAGGAACTCAAGGTATCGGGGCAAAGCGACAAAAGCTTTATCTTTGGTTGAAGGGCTAGTCCAAAGTTGGAATAGGTGTTTGTAATAAGGCAGTCGGTCGATAAAACGTTCCTGCATGTTTAGATGAAACGTAACTGGGTTAATGGTATGCATCCCGTCTGGTGAGTGAGCAAAATAGGATGCGACCACATCAGCTGAGAGCGTTGCAACTTGTTCGTCTTTCAATACAAGCCGGCGTATGTGGTCGGGAAGGGGCGCAGCAAGTAACGCATGCGCGAGGCGTAAACCGGTAAGCAGCATGCGGGTGCCGCGGCTGGCGTGCGCAATTTGTAGTACTTGTGTCCAGAATGCTTCATCCTGGTGTTTTGCAACAAGCTCGGCTACATCACAAACCCACCGAAGCCGTGCCCAGAGGCTTTTCGATCCGTGGGCGCATAGATAAACGAGGAGGTGTGCCGGTGAGAAAACTTCAACGGTATCGCCGGCCAGATCCAGTTGTACCCGTTCCTTCCACACTACTGCTTCAGAGAGGCGAAACGAATGCACGGCGTTTAAAAAAGACCAGTGGACCTCGACGACACTGCGCTCATCCTTGCTTACAAATTCAAAGCCCATCTGTGTGGCAAGGAAGCGCGCTTCTTCTTCAGCCGAGAATTCCCGATAAGGTTTATAGCCGCGCTGCAGGAGCAAGGCTTTGATCGGCGTGAAATCTTTTCTG includes:
- a CDS encoding penicillin acylase family protein, with the protein product MDRTPNFFFSLPGSRRGRKRSVSISWSYVATIVVLTLLTVGACGGLFWYLSFGFGAPPPQSVAVQGIRSPATISWRQSGLSKITTDNLDATAAAMGYAHAIQNPWQMMLWRQTAMGELSAWFGASLLSLDRFNKQLRFAAQAESTYEALPAEHQARLRAYANGVNRAIGKRRLMAHDDFAFLGADAAPWAPWHGLVVERLFAWLATDWDIDTSALDTAQAETWAQLIAADQALHEFLQVYDLAYSFTGSWDDGPKESGNSFFYQRLVYGATSTPIFQEINLAYNNQPDRLLVTLPGSLLLLASHSTPAKWAFLPRSTLAITPQTPGLPASTSHERITNRDGTEFLATFTHYPGLLSLAPTKPNDSTTYALNWPGFSIQTDVFESWQVLQNKPPAAYQLFTGDGLWQANNNMRILGSPQRVDSLASGGILMGNTQWMGYIAAHMDSLYTSLPAQLNPKIWPAACHNPWAAAYAPGFFAQIKDAPELQAPIYQDAITYLRNWDYSYASSSIGAAIFEGWLDQLGFSQAPARLNLADSLNTTQLRTTFQQTVDALDTAFGPDLSQWRLEQAQPVRRFYAAWVADSLYSADKTPLSVTNYAPLIFPGKGDVTTLCTGSFLSAENRPVSTAWESWETSRVEKHAWYWRKNVTPKSFLERYLISNRPSMEFRLHANEKTDNETQILPAS
- a CDS encoding BadF/BadG/BcrA/BcrD ATPase family protein — encoded protein: MRGRHTLYVGIDAGGSKTLVAVHPTKAQPDADLPATIRYVEGSGINLKQKGMAQALAALHHIVIDALGTPTPDADVVIYAGISGAGRPADQHTLRDGLTSHLAAFNPHVAIVTDADLALLAAHQEQSGILFIVGTGSIVMARTRQGSVVRAGGWGRLIGDEAGGYRIGQAALAAVANAMDGGPATQLVEDLAAAKDISSPDALIDFVYAPQTSLQHIAPLVFATAERGDEVAGQLVHEQLASLTERLEWLYNRHPDIDQRLAFVGGLVKNAWFSKCLTAHVQTRYPDMFFVKPAVSPAQAALQAAMKLI
- a CDS encoding DUF4212 domain-containing protein gives rise to the protein MDKKQYWQKQIRRTVGLLIIWAVVAFGFSILGVNYFNQFDFNGIPFGFWMAQQGSIIIFVLLILAYTLLSERADKEAGL
- a CDS encoding PHP domain-containing protein; protein product: MTNKDIGKILKNTAAMIDLTGGNPYRSRAMANAARNIERAEETVVQLAEAGNLKSIRGIGDGLADQINEIIATGTFQAREDLIGAIPAGLMEILRIKGLGAKKVRTLWQKLGVTTIKELEEMATTGQLATVDGFAEKTQANVLANIQLLKKYVTRRRYADLYRLIETVPDMLKALPAVSDAAFAGEIRRKMETVGEVILVVASDDATVVGEALTPWLDAPATHDASANALSATVADGIPCRVLLVDTEAYGTALWEQTGNDNHVKAFMAQHGSPASGATENSIYEAAGLAFIPPELREGEGELEAAANKTLPALIIADELNGTLHNHSTYSDGAHTLQQMADRAYDMGLSYFGICDHSQSLVVAHGLAAERVAEQQEEIGRLNAQYVTEKERPFKIFSGIESDILNDGALDYTDDVLASFDFIVASVHTRLNMPEDEATARVLKAVENPYTSILGHPTGRILLVREGYSLDYDVILEACARNNVAIELNASPYRLDLDWRYIRKATQMGILISINPDAHAMDGLHDMHWGTEVARKGWLTTDQCLNAMPLADFETWLAAQKAKRPA
- a CDS encoding sodium:solute symporter family protein — encoded protein: MDIQSWTWVTVGVTFSLYLYIGYRSRVASTKGFYVAGQGVSAIANGAATAADWMSAASFISMAGLISFMGYDGSVYLLGWTGGYVLLALLLAPYLRKFGQYTVPDFVATRFYSKGARIVAAVAAMFVSFTYVAGQMTGVGVAFSRFLEVPLAIGVIIGMCIVAFFAVLGGMKGITYTQVAQYCVLIFAYTVPAIAIALLLTNNPIPQVAIGEILPKLNAIQTDLGLSAYSSPFANLSMLNVVCIALCLMAGTAGLPHVIVRFYTVKSVKAARWSAFWALLFIAILYTTAPAVAMFAKYYILEQYTALGPDFQDVEWVKSWAATGLITFPEGGPTSAQELLGGINRDIIVLATPEIASLPAFVVALVAAGGLAAALSTASGLLLVISSSLAHDIYGSIIKPDASDKQKLLVGRLMIFLAVILAGILGIYPLGFVAEVVAFAFGLAAASFFPIIVLGIFWKRANKQGAIWGMSLGLAFTFIMIVLMRAQNVIPGMEEPIIDSFLGINAQGIGVVGMLLNFAATIIISLMTNEPPQEVQDMVEEIRYPNEAPEAVDH
- the acs gene encoding acetate--CoA ligase, whose protein sequence is MSSNDQLTAAYSGRSEKYDAPQAYKDKAYFGSMEAYQELYQQSIDDPEAFWAEQAKRIDWFEPFNKVKDVSYASDDVHIRWYEGGKLNASYNALDRHLATRGDQVALIFEPDDPDDEVLHITYAEMHAHVCRFANVLKKHGVKKGDRVTIYLPMIPEAAYAMQACARIGAVHSVVFAGFSPDSLADRILDCDSTVLITADQGVRGKKLVPLKVNADAALERCPDVSHVFVVQRTGNDINWVAGRDYWYHDEITTVDANCEPEVMDAEDPLFILYTSGSTGKPKGVMHTTGGYCVYTSLTHQYVFDYHDGDIFWCTADVGWITGHSYIVYGPLFNGATQVFFEGVPTYPDAGRFWDAVDRHKVNIFYTAPTAIRALMSKGDEFVTRSDRSSLRLLGTVGEPINPEAWRWYYEVVGKGGCPIIDTWWQTETGGIMITPLPGAVPQKPGSACLPFFGIAPEILDQEGNILEGATQGVLAIRDSWPGQMRTVYKNHKRFVETYFSTFEGKYFTGDGCRRDEDGYYWITGRVDDVLNVSGHRLGTAEVESALVSYDDVAEAAVVGFPHDIKGQGIYCYVTLNAGTKATDDLRATLIAHVRTQIGPIAKPDFIQFTNALPKTRSGKIMRRILRKIAANDHENLGDTSTLADPTVVESLVDSRLNR
- a CDS encoding S24 family peptidase, whose amino-acid sequence is MRLTSPPQAKDFPTFITAFLSAIDLEMELRRKSTSALAHRVDHTITVLGDSMVPEFCPGEVYHYIPTDHVFYDGVYVIMLDGCEMVKQVQRLPGGRLRVTSINERYAPFEVEETSPSIEVRGHSLHMAGGPDILFRSH
- a CDS encoding nucleotidyltransferase family protein, encoding MFQPKRAEHRLLLACAKTQGYQTKVNDTFEDASLDWMYVYALADHHRITPLLYFFLRSNPQIEVPEQAAAKIKAHAGNLGVANLFQTKELTGLLADISGAGLEAMPFKGPALGQYLYENVGLRPFGDLDILIHRKDFTPIKALLLQRGYKPYREFSAEEEARFLATQMGFEFVSKDERSVVEVHWSFLNAVHSFRLSEAVVWKERVQLDLAGDTVEVFSPAHLLVYLCAHGSKSLWARLRWVCDVAELVAKHQDEAFWTQVLQIAHASRGTRMLLTGLRLAHALLAAPLPDHIRRLVLKDEQVATLSADVVASYFAHSPDGMHTINPVTFHLNMQERFIDRLPYYKHLFQLWTSPSTKDKAFVALPRYLEFLYVLIKPIRMIVHRNR